TTGTTGTTGGTACTGCATTGTGATGATTATATAGGTTTATGTATTTTCTTAGATGTCCATATTTTAGGTGAGGTTTTGTcgaattttttatagaaatttctttgaaatatgaaattataaatttatattatgtttcCTTTTCTAATTGGAGTTAATCATATAGTTCAGGCTCTTCAGACAAAGAGGTGTTGCTCTAATGCACCGGTCACGAAGGAATTAATTTTTGGGGCGTGACAATATGTTTATATTAGCATGGTTAGAACGTTGGTCGCCTTATCCATATGTACTTAGTTTGTACCATAAAGCCTTGGATATCTCAAAAGCCTTCATTTCCATTTCCTTAACATGCTTAAGTTAGACAATTTAAGGTTTTTAGTTCTCAATCCACCATAACACTTGGATTCTTCCACCAAAAGAGAAATACCTTCTGAAAAGAGTCTACATCTCATAGTATCAATGCTCGGTTGCTAAGTTTGTAATTTCCTTGGGTGTGCACcgataaggattttttttaacaaattaattttgaaatataaatcttCATACCAACTCTAACTGAGTTGCTCTTtgtgaaaaattatattcaagCCAGAGACAAGTTCATAACTAAgctaaattaatttgatattttatatgttttgctAACTTACTTTTCAACTACTTATTTGTCATTTGCACATTGAAGATATCTTATTTCTAGATGATTTCCCCCACTACAAGGCCTTAAAAATTTCCCAGATAGTACGATATTTCCAAAGTAATCAACTTAGAACTATTACCaccatttagaaaagaaaatgagcTAATGGGTTTCCTTCTCTTAACCCATGGTGAAGTTTCACTTCCATATTACTCCCATTAACCAGGATTGATTAATACATtgctagaaaaataaatataacatttgaTTAAAGTCTCCATTTGTCACAAAAAAACCAAACCTCCacaatatttaatcaaataaaattccaATTCAATTCAATGAAGAGTTACGTTAATCTATATTTTTCCACAACATTTCAATGATACAttgctagaaaaaaaaattcaatactttgtttgatttttctaagtTGAAGAGCTGTGTTAATATACAGTTCTCCATTTTTTATTAGCTATTGAAACCATCAACGTCATAGAAATActgagagaaaatatttttaatctttttgttttttcactttCATAACCTTCTAGCTAAACGACCTTTAGAATGTACCTATTGTTTGCATCTTCTTTGAGCTATATTGATCTAGAAATTTGAAAGGCTCAATTTtcctttgattttaatttttaagtgctTCCACAAATTTACACAAAGAGTTCTATAATCATTGACTTCCTTCTTTATTAAACCATTTAATTCTATCTTTGCATCTAATTTTTTGATTTCTTCTTAAAACTACTTTATATTGTAGTCCAAACTTCCCAGAAACTTATTGATTCCACCTTTCTATATCACATTTtagcatttttaatttttcctttaggATATATATATGCTGACCAACCCAGACATTTTTCATTTTGCCAAACTATCTTGAACTAATTTAGGGGAAGTTTTATTATGCGAATGGAGATCAACAATTATTGAATTTGATAGGTTTGAGTCCTCAATTTTGAGATTCCCTATTTAAGAATGATTGGATATTGGCTtgatatttttactatttaacTAAAGTTAAGTCTTGTGTTTCATTGGTGtttgttataataataataataataataataataataataataataataattcagaaactaataaaaactatatatcTTCAACCCATAAAAGCGTAAAACTACTAGCTAGCAcatattgattttgtttttaggtTTGACAAGACCAGTATCTAGTTTCTTGTTGTGCCTAGGAATAGCTTGTTTTAAAGAACATGGCAGAAACAACCATTCATTTTGTCCAAATTTTGATTACGAGTCTTTAAATATGATGTTCCATCTTAGAGTTAATTTGAGGTTCAAAATGATTGTGATTGTTTATTACAAAAGTGTAAATGAGTTGAGTTGTAAGTGAATTATTAGGCTCGATTTGTATAttagtaattatattattttatgttcaagaaggaaattagttttaataaatttgggtctaaaactttaaaaatgatGGTTATCTAAGAGCTGATTTAAGGtccaaaataattgttattgttTATCCCAGAAGTGTTAATGAGTTGAATTATTAGGCTCGATTTTCTCGTTCAAGCtcgttatttaattaaataaaaaaattaatctttgagttgagtttaattatttaaataagtcaAGCTCAATCTTTACAAGTATGACAATAATTACTCATGAATATCTCTTTGACACACACCACACACTTatcatacaaaaattaaaaatacacacacacacacatttatatatatatatatatatatatttatttatttatttatttatttgtattaaaaCTCTTTTGTATAGTCTttccaatgaattttttttataaaaatattttattacccATTCATATCATAACAAagttaaaattacatatatatatatatatatatactttctccttatatttaaattaagattttaatttttatctattgtTTATGTATAAAGTTTACATATGATTGAACAATAGTGTAAAGTTATTTAAATTGTCAATACTactcttaaataaaattaaaatgaccgATAGTTAAATTGTATTATGGAGGCAGGTGTTGttatttagaaatgaaattacttatgattattatattttagtgGCAATAAGGATTGAAGCATTTGATTGGAAGAATGAGCATGGTTGGAGGGATTTGCAAAACAGAATAGCGTAGGGACAACTTTAGGAGCATAGTAACCTTAAAAGATTTAGTCAAAAAAGCCCACAAGTGGCGGTTGTGTGTGTGGAAGAAAGAGGTGCCCGTCTTTGAGCGCGAAATGTGGATTGAAAAtcgaaacaaagaaaaaaagtagtTATAGCTTGAGGGAATACAACACACATATACCATAATCACAGAGAGAGAACTCAAGAGAGAATGGCACAGGCCCAACCTGAAGAGAGGATCCATGAAAACCCAGAAAAAGAAACCCAAGAAACAGGGAACTCTAGCTTCAAATTTAATGCCCAAGCACCTGAATTTGTTCCAAGATCACAGATCCAGATGCCAGTTTCAGGTTATTTCTACCCTTACTTCCAAATTCTTGGTGGGTCTGGTGAGTCTGATTGGTTCTTTGTTGGGGACCAAGACCCTTCTTGTTTGATCCCCACTGCCAATGCTGCGCTACCCAATTCCTCCAAGAATATTCTTACCCCTGATCTTCAACAAAAAATCGTCAAACAGGTGTGCCCCgtcttttgctttcattttaattctaatcaaaatgcttttttttttctttaacaattTTGAATGGTCATTAATCACTTATGATTTTACATTAATTCAACATGGTAATTATCATTCTTTTAATAATGAATGTCAAACTCTAACCAAACTAAGGTAGGTCTAAGACTGTGAGGTTTGACTAATTTTTGTGTAATTAAGTATCAGGGAACGTCTGGTATGTATGAGAGAAGTTTTTGATTTTTcatgtttgatatttttttaaaaaattcttggataaatgaatattttttaatcagtttgtgatgaaacttttttttataaagataagGTGACAATCTTCCTttcttgaatttattttttcttttattattataaaaatatcatattattttttattaaattatataatagggtaaataattaaaataattaataaaatatacatttttcctAGGtaacttaaattaatattttcaatggTCGATCAAATAAATtctattcattaaaaaaaccataatttttaagatttatgaTTCCTAGAAATGAAAAATTTCTTTCCAATTAGATGCCCCTTAGATTTAAAAGGATCCCATTGTCATCatcatatacaaaataaataaggaatGTCATTAAAAAATGTGGATAATTTACATTGTGAAATTGTGagtaaaataagattttgattATAAGTGTCATTGCttgaaacaaattaatatttaaatattcaataaagggatttatttagtttaattctTTGATGAATTGGTTATGGAGGTTTTCGTATGAATTTTGTTAAAGATGGTGTGAATGTAATAGGTGGAGTATCAGTTCAGTGACATGAGTTTGTTAGCAAACGAATCCTTCCATAAACAGATAAATAAAGATCCTGAAGGTTATGGTAAGGATTTTGGATTTCTCTTCAGTTTTCTCCCTCCCTTGCATTTAGGATTGAAATGGTATCATCTCATTGATGGACGTTGCTTTGGTTTACAGTTCCAATAACCGTAATTGCTTCTACTAAAAAGGTTAAATCTCTTGTTAGTAACATTAATATGCTTACTCAAGCCATCCGTTCATCTTCAAAACTTGTAAGTATTTTTGATACAATGAGGCAttacttttgttctttttcagtTTGCTCTCTGACAATGCAATTTTTGAAGGTTTTGAGCGTTGATGGCAAAAAGGTTAAGCGCAAACATCCTTACACTGAAAGGGAAAAAGAGGACTTGCAGGTAAAGAGATtatatgggtttttttttttttttttttttttgtttctgtcCACATGGATAGTCTTAAAATTTGTTCTAATTGTTAGCATAATGCATGTGATTTTCTATTCTCTTGCAGTCTCGCACCGTTGTGGCAGAGAATTTACCTGACGATCATTCCCATCAGAATcttcaaaaaatatttggtATGGTTGGGAGGTGAATTTCTTCTATCCGAAACCCTTTGTTTACTAATATGAACTTCACATTCTTTTGGTTCCTTACATTTTGGAAACATTTTAATTCATGGCTGGTCTGTGAACAGCGTGAAAACGATCAGAATATGCCATCCCCAAGAGCCTAATTCTTCTCGCCCAAAATCTGATTTCTTTGTCAGTAATAAGGTACAAAAAACAACATCATACCATGTTTCTATGTTGTATTAACAATTCAAATGATACTTACAAGAGTTTCTTACCCCATGTTACTTGGTTCTCTCAATCAAGCTCCATGCGCTTGTGGAGTATGAGACATCAGATATAGCTGAGAAAGCTGTGAGTCTATTCTTCAATAACTTGTAGCTTTTGAGATGTGCAATTGAATCAATTATCAGAGAGGACTGCTACAAACACACTCTTTATAACATACTCCTTCAAAcgctttttctttaattaattaaaatttgttgaaaactataaaattaagaaaaaaaattgataaatatgacATGGATTCCACaaaatttcatcatttttttaataaattttgaccaGTGTGTAAAAAAAAGTGTGATAGAGGGTGTGTTCATAGCATTTTTCAGTATCATATTAATTAAGGTTTCTTACTTGATTAGGCTGAGAAGTTAAATGATGAAAGAAATTGGAGGAAAGGGATGCGTGTAAGGATGTTTGTTAGATGCTCGGTATGTACTTGTGTACCTGATATTAATATTAGTTTGTTATCTATTGTATCTCTTGAATTTCATAAACttgtttttaattgattttttttatgtaacttGTGTAGCCAAAATCTGTTTTGAAGAGTAGAAAGTCAGAATTTGATGGATATCTAGATGATGACGAGATGCTAAATTCTGAATCTGTTGAGGATTCTTCTCCTTATCACTCAAACAATGCTGAATTGTTTGACACAAATGTAAGTTACATTGCATGTATATGCCAATTGCCAAATTGGGATGTGTTAGCCATTTCTTTCAAGTCTTCTAGTCAaccatatctattttttttaactgctAGTCAACCATATCATATATCTCAACTAAGATATAAATTCATGGCATTCTTACAATTCATAGATGCATGAAAGTGAATTGTGCAAAACAAATTTCATGGAAACGTGGACTCTTTGTTCGGATGTTAAGCCCTTTTATTGGAAACACACTTATTTTCTTTGCATGCTTCCTACATTACAATagatatcatcaatatataaatttcaaagACATACCCTTTACAACTTTACCTCAGTGCAGTTTTTTTAAGTacttttggttttatttttcaactaaATGAGAATTTCACTTCAGTAGTctgcataaaaaatgttttattagacGTTAGCATAAAAACTCTAATTCGGATTTAAGAAAAATACCAAAAGTACTCAATGAATTGGATTCAAGTTTTATCCTTTAAAAAGGGATTGCATTGAGCATTGGTTTCTTTTCAAGCAACATGACAAATCTTGAAATGACCTTATATTTGATGCGTCCGGATCCTCTCCAGTAAATCCCTCTACAACATCTCTGCAGCGGCAACCTGAGTCGTTGGATTCATCTCTTGCAGCACTGATAATAGATGTTAGCAAAATCAAACAATTCCTTAACACAATTCATTTGCTTTACGTGTGATAGACAATGTCTCTCTTTCTTccaatgataataatataaaatttatattaatatatataggtattaaatttattaataattaatttttaattaataatgtgtttttaatatacatgagttctacaaaaaaaatcatacttttAAGTATTTAACAAATACATGTTTATgagttttaataaatatattgtatttgttaatataataaaagttaattatatattatatttaatgaataaaataattaaaattatataaggaaaaatcccttatttttttaagcatgaatagaaattagaaatttttaataaattaatttttaatcacctaattatttattagtttcaatttttttccttatttcttAAGATGTGTTCAATTTAGTctccttttaaaatttaaaatattttggaatTGATGGAAGGAAAGTGAGACTAAATTAAACctaataaataaagtaatagactacaatttttttaatatatatatatatatatataatattttaaatttaactatatatatatcataaatcattattaataaatacaaaaattaatagtaaataaataaaaatctgtTTAGTTACgtatttatataaatactatTTATTCTCAAGTCTActtactttttataaaaaattattattttaaaatattttatgaattagaataattaaaaataaggaattttatgaataataataattaaaaaaatatttttaattatatgaaactTCTTTCGAAGACTTACATGAAAACTGGAAAAGTCAGaacatatattaattaactatgtattgaattattttcttaattatatgaaatatggtaaaataattttaactattgtatttattaaatataatatataattatgttttataatttatgaaatgtttattaaaattcttaaacaaagtttatatttattaaatgtgtAACTTTTTAATATGAACTTATTacttatgtatataaaaaacatattactattaattaaaaagtaattattattaaatttaatacctatatatatatatatatatatatatatatatactaaaatatataaaaaaaaatattgttattattttatcagcAGAATGTCTATCCACATTTATAGCTAGTCACCCCTGCACACGTAAAGCAAGTGAACTACGCAaagaaattgttttattttgtcaacATTTATTATCAACCACAAAATACATCCAACGGCCCAGAGTGCTGCTGCAAATGCTGGAGAGAGTTTTGCCGGAGAGGATCCAAATTCatgtttgataatttttttatcttaatgatCTGGTTCATCAGgagaaaattttgattaatctaaaattcgactgaaagataaataattttgatcaagaattattttggtttaaaatcaaactcaaataatatttaatcttaactttaatatattaattgtgtctaattatttttagttgagTAATCTTGGTTATATTTGATGACTTTTGAAGGTTGATGAAAATTCTAAGAAAGGATGGGCTAGTAGAGGACGTGGAAAGGGAAGAGGGCGCACTCAAGGACGTGGCCTACTTGCTCCACCATCTCAATCAAGCAGCACTATCCTTTGCGATGCACACACTAAACCCAACACTAAGGGCCCAAAAATGCCTGATGGTACAAGAGGCTTCACCATGGGACGTGGTAAGCCCATTAGTCCTTCTTCTCAAGTCACTTCACCTAAAGAGTAATAATGGGTatttctcaagtttttccttTGGCTACATACTGAACTTAATTAGGAGAATTCTTTGTATTTCTTCACCACAGTATTCAAAAGCATCAAAAGTGTTTTAGAAGACCCTATTATGTTGGCTACACGGGTagtcccaatttttttttagattttaccaGTTTAGTAATAATTCATGATTTATAGTGTGATATGGTATGGCCATCCTAATGATAGTGGCCACAGATTCTAAATCTtgctttcaattatttattgtacactaaaatgtttttgaaattgaataagAGACTTAGGAGTCAAATTCTCCCCTCCTTTTGTCTAACAGTTTTTTTCAACTCTCTTCaaggttaatattttttttaactgccTGTTAAATAAAAGGTActttctatttctattgcttgGAATTTCCAAAATAATAGTTAAAGTGATATTGTGacaaaattcaatcaaatttataaactttaaaatatgaatattgaAACAAGAGTTTTTAAATTTGGAAGTATATctacctttttttatatttaccaaaaattaattatttattccaaatattttg
This region of Glycine max cultivar Williams 82 chromosome 7, Glycine_max_v4.0, whole genome shotgun sequence genomic DNA includes:
- the LOC100796786 gene encoding la-related protein 6C, producing MAQAQPEERIHENPEKETQETGNSSFKFNAQAPEFVPRSQIQMPVSGYFYPYFQILGGSGESDWFFVGDQDPSCLIPTANAALPNSSKNILTPDLQQKIVKQVEYQFSDMSLLANESFHKQINKDPEGYVPITVIASTKKVKSLVSNINMLTQAIRSSSKLVLSVDGKKVKRKHPYTEREKEDLQSRTVVAENLPDDHSHQNLQKIFGMVGSVKTIRICHPQEPNSSRPKSDFFVSNKLHALVEYETSDIAEKAAEKLNDERNWRKGMRVRMFVRCSPKSVLKSRKSEFDGYLDDDEMLNSESVEDSSPYHSNNAELFDTNVDENSKKGWASRGRGKGRGRTQGRGLLAPPSQSSSTILCDAHTKPNTKGPKMPDGTRGFTMGRGKPISPSSQVTSPKE